In one Lycium ferocissimum isolate CSIRO_LF1 unplaced genomic scaffold, AGI_CSIRO_Lferr_CH_V1 ctg9315, whole genome shotgun sequence genomic region, the following are encoded:
- the LOC132046080 gene encoding serine protease inhibitor 1-like, producing the protein MTKCLFLLSLCLLPIVAFSSTFTSENPIELPAATSENQLPRPKVLDTNGEALQPGASYRIVSTFRGAAGGDVYLGSSPNSQAPCADGVFRYNSDVGPRGTPVKFITSGHVGPGIFENQLISIQFNTKTSNLCAKYTVWKVGDKDPSVGARLLETGGTIGQHDSSRFTIEKAKAPLIGYKLLYCPSPCPHCPPGSSTCPCPAIYIPCEEVGQVNQNGKRRLALVNGPGLTWMFQKV; encoded by the coding sequence ATGACGAAGTGTCTATTCCTCTTATCTCTTTGTTTGCTTCCCATTGTTGCCTTTTCATCAACTTTCACTTCCGAAAATCCCATTGAATTACCCGCTGCTACATCTGAGAATCAACTTCCACGCCCTAAGGTACTGGACACGAACGGTGAAGCACTTCAACCTGGTGCAAGTTACCGTATCGTTTCCACTTTTAGGGGTGCAGCAGGTGGTGATGTGTACCTAGGCTCCTCCCCTAATTCACAAGCCCCTTGTGCAGACGGCGTGTTCCGTTACAACTCCGATGTTGGCCCTAGGGGTACACCTGTTAAATTCATTACATCTGGTCATGTTGGGCCAGGtatctttgaaaaccaactCATTAGCATCCAATTCAACACTAAAACTTCCAACCTGTGTGCTAAATATACAGTTTGGAAAGTCGGGGACAAGGATCCATCTGTAGGGGCGAGATTGTTAGAGACTGGTGGAACCATAGGACAACATGATAGCAGTCGGTTCACGATTGAGAAAGCGAAAGCACCACTTATTGGTTACAAATTGTTGTATTGCCCTTCTCCCTGTCCACATTGCCCTCCTGGTTCCTCTACTTGTCCATGTCCCGCTATTTACATTCCTTGTGAAGAAGTGGGTCAGGTTAACCAAAATGGAAAGAGGCGTTTGGCTCTTGTGAATGGCCCAGGTCTTACTTGGATGTTCCAAAAAGTCTAA